The Sedimentisphaera salicampi genome includes a region encoding these proteins:
- a CDS encoding chorismate synthase, whose product MLGCHTGRNFQVSVAGGSYQDGLTSMIHGCPPGMKITEKEIYGDLLLRKPGADELSSPRKEPDLPIIYSGINSADTVEGAGNAFLTNATPLTILIPNLDRHFIHIKQYQDTNRTPRPGHASYATFMKYGQSDDAIGAGIFSGRYTSTIVAAGYVAKKILGELGINVFSFVREAAGVQCPEMDYEDIYQFTQRYKEMRKNYDPFYQQIYEKQRIRTEMRFLEKMAVLAEVENEIDKIRADGEEMEPEKIKSEYDVHHILCCPDYKAACEMVEACGKITKTGDSSGGIVEVAATGMPTGLGEPVFSKLDAELGKMLGIGAVKGVEIGAGFKAKDMTGHQCNDQIRSENGKVVFDSNNAGGITGGISSGQNLIARLAIKPTPTIDKDQHTIDKYTLKNTKLSAITRRDPTIVGRIWPVAENYTAIVLLDNLMSLYGQKTLMDNLGNS is encoded by the coding sequence ATGCTTGGATGCCATACAGGAAGAAATTTTCAGGTTAGCGTTGCAGGGGGTTCTTATCAGGACGGGCTTACATCTATGATTCACGGCTGCCCGCCCGGAATGAAAATCACCGAAAAAGAAATCTACGGCGACCTCCTTCTAAGAAAGCCCGGGGCAGATGAGCTCTCAAGCCCTCGAAAAGAGCCTGACCTGCCGATAATTTACAGCGGTATAAACAGCGCAGATACAGTGGAAGGGGCAGGCAACGCTTTCCTCACGAACGCAACGCCGCTTACTATTCTTATCCCAAACCTCGACAGGCACTTCATACATATAAAGCAGTATCAGGATACCAACAGAACGCCCCGCCCGGGACACGCATCCTACGCAACGTTTATGAAATACGGCCAGTCCGATGATGCTATCGGAGCGGGCATATTCAGCGGCCGCTACACCTCCACAATCGTAGCGGCGGGATATGTGGCCAAGAAGATTCTCGGTGAGCTGGGGATAAATGTATTCTCCTTTGTACGTGAGGCTGCGGGAGTGCAGTGTCCGGAGATGGATTACGAAGATATTTACCAGTTTACGCAGCGATACAAAGAAATGCGCAAAAACTACGACCCATTCTACCAGCAGATCTACGAAAAACAGCGAATACGCACAGAGATGCGGTTTCTCGAGAAAATGGCCGTTTTAGCAGAGGTGGAAAATGAAATAGACAAGATCAGGGCTGACGGGGAAGAGATGGAGCCTGAAAAAATCAAATCCGAATACGATGTGCACCATATCCTCTGCTGCCCGGACTACAAAGCAGCCTGCGAGATGGTTGAGGCGTGCGGAAAAATCACCAAAACCGGTGATTCCTCCGGCGGGATTGTGGAAGTGGCAGCTACCGGAATGCCCACAGGCCTCGGCGAGCCGGTATTCAGCAAACTCGATGCGGAGCTGGGCAAGATGCTCGGAATCGGAGCTGTTAAGGGAGTTGAGATTGGAGCAGGATTCAAGGCCAAGGATATGACAGGCCACCAGTGCAACGACCAAATCAGAAGCGAAAACGGCAAGGTAGTGTTCGATTCAAACAACGCCGGCGGAATCACAGGCGGAATCTCAAGCGGACAGAACCTCATTGCAAGGCTCGCTATAAAACCAACACCCACAATTGACAAAGACCAGCATACGATCGATAAATACACCCTTAAGAACACAAAGCTCTCGGCTATCACAAGAAGAGATCCCACAATCGTAGGGAGAATATGGCCGGTGGCTGAAAACTACACCGCAATAGTACTGCTTGATAATCTTATGAGCTTATATGGACAGAAAACCCTAATGGACAATCTCGGTAACAGCTGA
- a CDS encoding PEP-CTERM sorting domain-containing protein — MFIKDSNEKSILKSVFALVAFILLVSYANAEYVMIDDFSEGNVTKTSQGNQSEWSNNGLNVLGGVRDGSVGCESSEADGRSTANISNGLFAVTTNHKAAPSIYLSYDGLAGWGNHLDDDPFNDSLSPSQDLTAGGADAFSIEFVHADEGDSGVAFFNDVLLTVKMEGQSSLYQYNANTEANSWMDTNYNLISESNPMAFEVEFAKLGNGTSTDIDMAKVEAVGLHICSENYDLEYTLNSFSTVPEPATLALLGSGLIMLRRKRR, encoded by the coding sequence ATGTTTATTAAAGATTCTAACGAAAAAAGTATTCTCAAAAGTGTGTTTGCTCTTGTTGCATTTATTCTGCTGGTGTCTTACGCAAATGCAGAGTATGTGATGATTGATGACTTCAGCGAGGGGAACGTAACCAAAACAAGCCAGGGTAATCAGTCCGAGTGGAGCAATAATGGTTTAAACGTTCTGGGCGGAGTAAGAGATGGAAGCGTTGGCTGCGAATCTTCAGAGGCAGATGGCAGATCAACTGCCAATATATCAAACGGCCTATTTGCAGTTACTACAAACCATAAAGCAGCCCCAAGCATTTATCTAAGCTACGACGGCCTTGCCGGATGGGGAAATCACCTTGATGATGATCCGTTCAATGATTCGCTATCCCCCTCGCAAGACTTAACAGCAGGCGGGGCAGATGCATTCAGCATTGAATTTGTACACGCTGATGAAGGAGATTCAGGGGTTGCTTTTTTCAATGATGTGCTCCTGACTGTAAAAATGGAAGGTCAGAGCAGCCTTTATCAGTACAATGCAAATACAGAAGCGAATTCATGGATGGATACAAACTACAATTTGATAAGCGAGAGCAATCCAATGGCTTTCGAAGTTGAATTCGCCAAACTGGGCAACGGCACAAGCACCGATATAGACATGGCGAAGGTGGAAGCGGTTGGCCTGCATATCTGCTCAGAAAACTACGACCTCGAATACACGTTAAACAGCTTCAGCACTGTACCCGAGCCGGCAACACTCGCTCTGCTCGGCAGCGGTCTGATTATGCTCAGAAGAAAACGCAGATAA
- the gap gene encoding type I glyceraldehyde-3-phosphate dehydrogenase, with product MATKVAINGFGRIGRAVARVILQNKDLGLDLVAINDLADPKALAHLFKYDTVMGKWEGEVSVSGDGLVVNGKDIKVTAVKSPSELPWKEMGVDIVLESTGIFRTKEGPKGGYGDHIKAGAKKVVLSVPAKDEIDGTIVLGVNDSDLTKDIDCASNASCTTNCLAPVAKVLNDSFGIKRGLMTTIHAYTNDQNVGDMIHKDLRRARAAADNIIPTTTGAAVAVGKVIPDLNGKLNGGAMRVPVIDGSCVDLTVELGKDVTAEDVNAAVKAAADGPMKGVMAYCEDPIVSSDIVGDPHSSIFDALSTMVIDGNMVKVISWYDNEWGYSNRAADLMSKMASML from the coding sequence ATGGCAACAAAGGTTGCGATCAATGGTTTCGGTCGAATCGGAAGAGCTGTAGCTCGTGTTATCCTCCAGAACAAAGACCTCGGTCTTGATCTGGTAGCTATCAACGATCTTGCAGACCCCAAGGCTCTTGCTCACCTGTTCAAATATGATACAGTTATGGGCAAATGGGAAGGTGAAGTTTCAGTAAGCGGAGATGGGCTTGTTGTAAACGGCAAGGACATCAAGGTTACTGCTGTTAAGAGCCCTTCTGAACTCCCATGGAAAGAGATGGGCGTAGATATCGTTCTTGAATCTACAGGCATCTTCCGCACAAAAGAAGGCCCGAAAGGCGGCTACGGCGACCACATCAAGGCCGGTGCTAAGAAAGTTGTTCTTTCTGTACCAGCTAAGGATGAGATCGACGGGACAATCGTTCTGGGCGTAAACGACTCAGACCTCACAAAAGACATCGACTGCGCATCAAACGCAAGCTGCACAACAAACTGCCTTGCACCGGTAGCTAAGGTTCTCAACGACAGCTTCGGCATCAAGAGAGGCCTTATGACAACTATCCACGCATACACCAACGACCAGAACGTTGGCGATATGATCCACAAAGACCTCCGCAGGGCTCGCGCTGCAGCAGACAACATCATCCCCACCACAACAGGCGCTGCAGTTGCTGTAGGCAAGGTTATCCCTGATCTCAACGGCAAACTCAACGGCGGAGCTATGCGTGTTCCGGTAATCGACGGCTCATGCGTTGACCTTACAGTAGAGCTCGGCAAAGACGTTACTGCTGAAGACGTGAATGCTGCTGTTAAAGCGGCTGCTGATGGCCCAATGAAGGGCGTTATGGCTTACTGCGAAGACCCGATCGTATCAAGCGATATCGTCGGCGATCCGCACTCAAGCATCTTCGATGCTCTGAGCACAATGGTTATCGACGGCAATATGGTGAAGGTAATCTCATGGTACGACAACGAATGGGGCTACTCAAACCGCGCAGCAGATCTTATGAGCAAGATGGCTTCTATGCTGTAA
- a CDS encoding putative porin codes for MQIKTKLAAAAFCAVILSSGFASGSAEEIEMLREEIASLKERLSKIESSQQAQQEKTAEIEESFAWARDLELSGDFRYRYENINAEGKDNRDRNRIRARISLKAIITDQISYHMRLASGSDDPTSANQSLDGGFASKDFWLDRAYMKWRPSESWELNLGKTSNPFFRPGGSQLLWDSDVNPEGAAIKYSGNLGEARIFANAGGMWVEENSSDVDQDLFGMQAGFETKIGETGLLAGAGYFDYGNVEGSKTFYTVNNSGGNSTFTDAGIEKYIYDYNLFEAFAEISLPTEFPVTLFGDYVLNTASDVEEDTGWLAGVEFGRAKKKGDMALSYNYRDVEADAAMSAFTDSDFLGGRLGGDGHKIQAKYALNKNVSLAAAFITGEISEPELSYDRLQLDLKLKF; via the coding sequence ATGCAGATTAAGACTAAGCTCGCAGCGGCCGCTTTTTGTGCAGTGATACTGAGCAGCGGATTCGCTTCAGGAAGTGCCGAAGAGATCGAGATGCTCCGTGAGGAGATAGCTAGCCTGAAGGAAAGGCTCAGCAAAATTGAAAGCTCCCAGCAAGCTCAGCAGGAGAAGACAGCAGAAATTGAAGAAAGCTTCGCCTGGGCGAGAGATTTGGAGCTCAGCGGAGATTTCCGCTACCGCTATGAAAATATCAATGCCGAAGGCAAAGACAACAGAGACCGCAACAGAATAAGGGCGAGAATCAGCCTGAAGGCGATTATTACCGATCAGATAAGCTATCATATGCGTCTTGCAAGCGGGAGCGACGATCCCACCTCTGCGAATCAGTCTTTAGACGGGGGTTTTGCGAGCAAGGATTTCTGGCTGGACAGGGCTTACATGAAATGGCGGCCTTCAGAAAGCTGGGAGCTTAATCTCGGTAAAACATCCAACCCGTTTTTCCGTCCGGGCGGAAGCCAGCTTCTATGGGACAGCGATGTAAATCCCGAGGGGGCTGCAATCAAATACAGCGGCAATCTCGGCGAAGCGAGGATTTTCGCAAATGCAGGCGGCATGTGGGTTGAAGAAAACAGCAGCGATGTTGATCAGGACCTCTTCGGTATGCAGGCAGGATTCGAAACCAAAATAGGTGAAACTGGGCTTTTGGCAGGCGCTGGATACTTCGATTACGGCAACGTTGAGGGCTCAAAAACGTTTTACACGGTAAACAACAGTGGCGGGAACTCCACCTTCACAGACGCAGGCATCGAAAAATACATCTACGACTACAACCTCTTCGAGGCTTTTGCGGAGATAAGCCTGCCCACAGAATTTCCCGTAACGCTGTTCGGCGACTACGTTCTCAACACCGCCTCGGACGTAGAGGAGGATACAGGCTGGCTTGCGGGCGTTGAGTTTGGCAGGGCAAAGAAGAAGGGCGATATGGCCCTCAGCTACAACTACCGCGACGTAGAGGCGGATGCGGCGATGAGCGCATTTACAGACTCAGACTTCCTCGGCGGGAGATTAGGCGGGGACGGCCACAAAATACAGGCCAAATACGCCCTCAACAAAAATGTTTCGCTGGCAGCGGCATTTATCACAGGCGAAATATCAGAGCCTGAGCTCAGCTACGACCGTTTACAGCTCGATTTGAAGCTTAAATTCTAA
- a CDS encoding AAA family ATPase — protein MPVDIDKINAQIEEKSSIIEPLLSEASKAVIGQRYMLERMLIAILCDGHILLEGVPGLAKTTAVTALSQAIKADFRRIQFTPDLLPADLTGTQIYRQSDGQFYTRKGPVFANIILADEINRAPAKVQSALLEAMQEKQVTIGDETYQLPQPFLVLATQNPIEQEGTYPLPEAQLDRFMLKISVGYPTKEQERQILDLKTNPKAAEAINSVISPDSIFQLREVISQIYIDQKVKDYIVEVVHTTRHPSVINADLASLINFGSSPRATIALALAARAQAFLKGRGYVTPQDVKTIGMDVLRHRIIVSYEAEAQEITSEDVVKMIFDNVEVP, from the coding sequence ATGCCGGTTGATATTGATAAAATCAATGCTCAAATCGAGGAAAAAAGCAGTATTATAGAGCCTCTTCTTTCGGAGGCTTCAAAGGCGGTTATCGGGCAGAGGTATATGCTGGAGAGGATGCTTATAGCAATCCTCTGCGACGGGCATATACTGCTTGAAGGTGTACCCGGGCTTGCCAAAACCACCGCAGTTACCGCTCTTTCGCAGGCGATTAAGGCCGATTTCAGGAGGATACAGTTCACTCCCGACCTTCTCCCAGCAGACCTAACCGGAACGCAGATTTACAGGCAGTCTGACGGGCAGTTTTACACCCGCAAAGGGCCTGTATTTGCGAATATAATCCTTGCAGATGAAATCAACAGGGCTCCGGCCAAGGTGCAGAGCGCCCTTCTGGAGGCGATGCAGGAAAAGCAGGTTACCATAGGCGACGAAACTTATCAGCTCCCACAGCCGTTCCTCGTTCTCGCCACGCAGAATCCGATCGAGCAGGAAGGTACGTACCCGCTCCCTGAAGCCCAGCTCGACAGGTTTATGCTTAAGATAAGCGTGGGTTATCCCACAAAAGAACAAGAACGGCAGATCCTCGATCTCAAAACAAACCCGAAGGCCGCAGAGGCGATCAATTCAGTGATCTCGCCCGATTCGATATTCCAGCTCAGAGAGGTGATCTCGCAGATATACATAGACCAGAAGGTGAAGGATTATATCGTGGAGGTGGTTCATACCACACGCCACCCATCTGTTATCAACGCAGACCTCGCTTCACTGATCAATTTCGGCTCCTCCCCGAGGGCTACAATCGCCCTTGCCCTTGCAGCCCGAGCTCAGGCCTTCCTCAAGGGCAGAGGATACGTAACCCCGCAGGATGTAAAAACCATCGGGATGGACGTACTGCGGCACAGGATCATCGTAAGCTATGAGGCCGAGGCGCAGGAGATCACCAGCGAGGATGTGGTGAAGATGATATTCGATAATGTGGAAGTGCCGTAA
- a CDS encoding DUF58 domain-containing protein, with protein sequence MLDKDLTAKIKRIQFYTSHLVSASFAGEYESVFKGRGIQFEDVREYVPGDDVRDIDWNVTARELKPYVKRFVEERENTVILAVDVSASGEFGTNHRKKNELAAEISAVLAFAATRNNDKVGLLMFSDRIELFVPPRKGRKHVLRIIREILSFSGEGVGTDISSAVDYVGKIAKKRATVFLISDFPLPSAEDSYIRPLSLLKRRHDVVGICVQDRMEKRLPAAGLIDLQDLETGKTITVDCSDKGLRRRFEEMSQRRNEELQTELRGAKIDFINVETGEPYINDFIKFFHMRRKRR encoded by the coding sequence ATGTTAGATAAAGACCTCACAGCAAAAATAAAGCGGATTCAGTTCTACACCTCGCACCTTGTAAGCGCAAGCTTCGCTGGCGAATATGAAAGCGTATTCAAAGGGCGCGGAATTCAGTTTGAGGACGTACGTGAATACGTCCCGGGCGATGATGTTCGGGATATAGACTGGAATGTAACTGCAAGGGAATTGAAGCCGTATGTGAAGCGGTTTGTGGAGGAACGCGAGAACACGGTGATCCTCGCTGTGGACGTTAGCGCTTCCGGAGAATTCGGCACTAATCACCGCAAGAAGAACGAGCTGGCCGCTGAGATTTCCGCTGTGCTTGCATTCGCTGCCACGAGGAACAATGATAAGGTGGGGCTGCTGATGTTCTCAGACAGAATCGAGCTTTTTGTCCCGCCGAGGAAGGGCAGAAAGCACGTTCTTCGAATAATACGCGAGATCCTGAGCTTCTCAGGCGAGGGAGTGGGAACGGATATATCATCCGCTGTGGATTATGTTGGCAAGATCGCCAAGAAACGCGCCACCGTTTTCCTCATCTCGGATTTCCCCCTGCCCTCCGCAGAAGACAGCTACATCCGTCCGCTTAGCCTGCTAAAGAGAAGGCATGATGTTGTGGGGATATGCGTTCAGGACAGGATGGAAAAGAGGCTCCCCGCAGCGGGGCTTATAGACCTTCAAGACCTCGAAACCGGCAAGACAATCACAGTTGACTGCTCAGACAAGGGGCTTCGAAGAAGGTTTGAAGAAATGTCTCAAAGGAGAAACGAAGAGCTCCAGACAGAGCTCAGAGGGGCAAAAATCGATTTTATAAACGTGGAAACAGGCGAGCCGTACATCAACGATTTTATCAAATTCTTTCATATGCGGAGAAAACGCAGATGA
- a CDS encoding vWA domain-containing protein — MFEFHSPLAFLLFGVLFLLLVWKRLRGGKQKSFISYSDISIFSGCGTGWRTRLAWLPDFLRAACLVLLVFAAARPREGTELSNVSTEGVAMQLVVDRSSSMNEPMVYEGQKISRFDTVKMVIEDFITGGKGNLEGRRGDMIGLVSFARYPDTLCPLVLTHNILIDFLKQSETVKYKQEDGTAIGDAVALAAARLQQAETQISETSEKLTGQEVSNNFEIKSKVIVLLTDGMNNAGERTPEEAAELAKKWGIKIYAVGIGSNMPQRSIFDIARAKIDERLLNSIADKTGGFYARADSPKQLREIYEKIDRLEETEIKSVAYYNYAEKFQPFALAAFAALLLEIILRTTLLRKLP; from the coding sequence ATGTTTGAATTTCACAGCCCCCTTGCCTTCCTTCTGTTTGGCGTTTTGTTTCTCCTCCTCGTTTGGAAAAGGCTGAGGGGCGGGAAACAGAAAAGCTTTATAAGCTATTCGGATATCAGCATTTTCTCCGGCTGCGGGACAGGCTGGAGAACGAGACTGGCATGGCTGCCGGATTTTCTGCGTGCTGCGTGCCTTGTACTTCTTGTTTTTGCGGCCGCAAGGCCGCGGGAGGGTACTGAGCTTTCGAACGTGTCAACTGAAGGAGTTGCTATGCAGCTTGTTGTTGACCGCTCCAGCAGTATGAACGAACCGATGGTTTATGAGGGGCAGAAGATAAGCCGATTCGACACTGTGAAGATGGTTATCGAAGATTTCATTACAGGCGGCAAGGGGAACCTTGAAGGCAGAAGGGGCGATATGATTGGACTCGTATCTTTCGCAAGGTATCCAGATACGCTCTGCCCGCTCGTACTCACTCACAACATCCTGATCGATTTTCTAAAGCAGTCTGAAACGGTGAAATACAAGCAGGAAGACGGCACCGCTATTGGGGATGCAGTGGCACTTGCAGCAGCACGCCTGCAGCAGGCTGAAACACAGATATCCGAAACCTCCGAAAAGCTCACCGGCCAGGAGGTTAGCAATAATTTTGAGATTAAGAGCAAGGTTATCGTACTTCTTACAGACGGGATGAACAATGCCGGCGAGAGGACGCCCGAAGAAGCCGCAGAGCTGGCAAAAAAATGGGGGATTAAGATTTATGCAGTTGGGATAGGCTCAAATATGCCCCAAAGATCAATCTTTGATATCGCAAGAGCCAAAATAGATGAAAGACTGCTCAACTCAATCGCAGACAAAACCGGCGGCTTCTATGCCCGCGCCGACAGCCCCAAGCAGCTAAGAGAAATTTACGAGAAAATCGACCGCCTCGAGGAAACCGAAATCAAATCCGTTGCATACTACAACTATGCAGAGAAATTCCAGCCCTTCGCCCTTGCTGCCTTCGCTGCTCTTTTGCTGGAAATTATCCTAAGAACAACTCTACTTAGAAAACTGCCTTAA
- a CDS encoding chitobiase/beta-hexosaminidase C-terminal domain-containing protein yields the protein MQSTRFYISMVIAISASAAFSSQPRDLPNLLYDPSFESAQVSIAYTPEKVKLYKADIYDYEFEYWHNNPEVKFDSEKTHSGLLSMRIDGPSKGETSTRYGFSYTGSDNIKLLAGTEYILSVHLAGDVKGGGKGVHASFKQISPAELTLTKTKWVKESNWTKVSAKFTTPNNFQRGRIYLIWDIGEGEKVWVDDVSLVPANGEIKQVSTPKIELRGGGDEGPIIAEIRTETPNAVIRHTIDGSEPTLYSPEVFGPIRLHGNANLKAAAFHEGCKTSEVAFREVKVNSRKTGGVPFNPVGFGEDVEQWWSRHIYNPESSNYFEKEIQSPDPVVNVGEIWKQNPSSVTAGIAEALKEIPKTGGTLFFDKKYGPYHITAPLQREKNYYDFTGSMLILRRGDLHFVSNGAVIKCDKMIFGFSSMEYADKGTLSNPPGNFYFKGLTFDGMGKADTAMIWRHGCDILFEGCTFRNYDQDALSHPGTVNITSNSDNAWFRNCRFLEAKNGLYLDGIHNAGVINCYFGPDIQHAGILNMTNNDMAPYSAFQRNSQYVVIHGNEFVGRKGVAMSLTNANTLISDNTASGEYDIFVYAQGRGKSNIVRNLRYNGSGYRIIGNVVENAETFLQLGRDIAQHTWHSFNMKNVVRDNNVRGNECFLKWSPVTDPHYPDYYLIENIEFRNNYISGEQMPQFIMDKDKRECMRNLEIYKNTFSGSRRPLTVTPKGEAVINPNIDFHSNTYKYNHKNVLNDDA from the coding sequence ATGCAGTCAACCCGATTTTACATTTCAATGGTAATTGCGATTTCAGCTTCCGCAGCATTTTCCTCACAGCCGCGGGATTTGCCGAATCTTCTTTACGACCCTTCTTTTGAGTCGGCACAGGTTTCTATCGCATATACGCCGGAAAAAGTTAAACTCTACAAGGCAGACATTTATGATTATGAGTTTGAATACTGGCACAACAACCCGGAAGTGAAATTCGATTCGGAGAAAACCCACTCGGGACTCCTTTCCATGCGGATTGATGGCCCCTCCAAAGGCGAAACATCTACTCGCTACGGGTTTTCCTACACAGGTTCCGATAACATCAAACTGCTTGCCGGAACTGAATACATCTTGAGCGTACATCTAGCTGGAGATGTAAAAGGCGGCGGAAAAGGCGTTCACGCCTCTTTCAAACAAATAAGCCCAGCTGAACTCACTCTAACAAAAACAAAATGGGTCAAGGAATCTAATTGGACAAAAGTCTCTGCAAAATTTACCACACCAAATAATTTCCAGAGAGGTCGGATCTATCTGATTTGGGATATCGGTGAGGGAGAAAAGGTTTGGGTAGATGATGTTTCGCTTGTCCCTGCCAATGGCGAAATAAAACAGGTTTCTACACCTAAAATTGAGCTCAGGGGTGGGGGCGATGAAGGACCTATAATTGCTGAAATAAGGACTGAAACCCCCAACGCGGTAATCAGGCACACTATTGACGGCTCAGAACCGACACTTTACAGCCCCGAGGTATTTGGCCCAATTCGCCTCCACGGAAACGCCAATCTAAAAGCGGCAGCATTCCATGAAGGCTGCAAGACTTCGGAAGTTGCATTTCGGGAGGTTAAAGTTAATTCCCGTAAAACAGGAGGTGTTCCGTTTAATCCTGTCGGCTTCGGAGAGGATGTTGAGCAGTGGTGGTCAAGGCATATTTACAACCCGGAATCCAGTAATTATTTCGAAAAAGAAATCCAGTCTCCTGACCCTGTTGTAAATGTTGGAGAGATTTGGAAGCAAAATCCATCTTCAGTTACGGCGGGAATCGCCGAGGCGCTAAAAGAAATTCCCAAAACCGGTGGAACACTCTTTTTCGACAAGAAGTACGGGCCATACCACATCACCGCTCCGCTGCAAAGGGAAAAGAATTACTACGACTTTACCGGCTCGATGCTTATTCTCAGACGCGGAGACCTTCACTTCGTTTCTAACGGAGCTGTTATCAAGTGTGATAAGATGATCTTCGGCTTTTCCAGTATGGAGTATGCCGACAAGGGCACCCTCAGCAACCCGCCAGGAAACTTCTACTTTAAAGGTCTGACCTTCGATGGTATGGGCAAGGCAGATACTGCGATGATATGGCGCCACGGATGCGATATACTATTTGAGGGCTGCACCTTTCGAAACTACGATCAAGATGCACTCAGCCATCCGGGAACGGTTAATATCACCTCCAATAGCGACAATGCATGGTTTAGAAACTGTCGTTTCCTCGAAGCAAAGAACGGCTTGTATCTTGACGGAATACATAATGCCGGTGTTATAAACTGTTATTTCGGGCCGGATATCCAGCATGCAGGCATTTTGAATATGACTAACAACGATATGGCTCCTTATTCGGCTTTCCAGCGAAACAGCCAGTATGTTGTGATTCACGGAAACGAATTTGTCGGCCGCAAGGGTGTGGCGATGTCTCTTACCAACGCCAACACGCTGATATCAGATAATACCGCAAGCGGCGAATACGATATATTCGTTTATGCCCAGGGCAGAGGGAAATCCAATATTGTCCGAAACCTCCGTTACAACGGTTCCGGCTACAGGATTATCGGCAATGTTGTGGAAAATGCCGAAACATTCCTGCAGCTCGGCCGGGATATCGCTCAGCACACATGGCATTCTTTCAATATGAAAAATGTTGTAAGGGACAATAACGTACGCGGAAACGAATGCTTCTTGAAATGGAGTCCTGTAACAGACCCGCATTACCCAGACTACTACTTAATAGAGAATATTGAGTTTAGAAACAATTATATATCAGGCGAGCAAATGCCTCAATTTATCATGGACAAGGACAAGCGTGAATGCATGCGTAATTTGGAAATTTATAAAAACACCTTCTCGGGAAGCCGTCGTCCGCTAACGGTTACCCCTAAGGGGGAAGCTGTAATCAATCCAAATATAGATTTTCACAGCAATACCTACAAATATAATCATAAAAATGTGTTAAATGATGATGCTTAG